The DNA region TAAAACGAAATATGCAGATTACAATGCGGTAGAAAAACTAAGAAAGGAATTACTAAATAATCATGAAATTATTGAGATAGAAGACCTGGGTGCAGGCTCAAGAGTTGCGAAATATAAACGAAGAGCTGTCTCATCAATTGCAAAACATGCACTGAAATCGCCGAAATTTGCTCAACTCTTATACAAGTTATGCAAATATTATAAATGTAAAAGCATTGTAGAGTTGGGTACTTCGTTAGGCATTACCAGTTCTTATCTTTCCCTGGCAACTGGTACTGATGGTCATATAGCAACAGTAGAGGGTTCATCCGCTGTTGCTTCCTTAGCTGCTAAGAATTTTGAAATACTTGGGTTAAACAATATCCAATCATTTAATGAGCCTTTTGATGAATGGCTCACAAAAAAAGATTTGGGATTTGATCGGGTTGATCTTGCATTTATTGATGGAAACCATCAATTGGAACCAACACTAAAGTACTTCATCGAATTTTTGTCCCGTTCACATAACGATAGCATTCTTGTTTTTGATGATATTCACTGGAGCAATGAAATGGAAACGGCATGGGAGAAAATCAAAGGAAATGAATCAGTAACCTGCACCATCGACCTGTTTTTTATCGGGCTGGTATTTTTCAGGAAGGAGATAAAGGAAAAACAGCATTTTGCGATCCGTTTTTGAGCAATTACCACCCGCCGGAAGCAAAAAATCAATACCTTCGGCCGTCCGATTTTCTCACCATTTATAGCATGAATTAACTATGACGATAGGAGTTTTGAAAGAGCCTTCACATGAATCCAGGGTCTCTTTGCTGCCCGAAG from Bacteroidota bacterium includes:
- a CDS encoding SAM-dependent methyltransferase is translated as MYSSFQLALKYLNYYFTASNGKGHGMHSPFVFEFITKVLNDKTKYADYNAVEKLRKELLNNHEIIEIEDLGAGSRVAKYKRRAVSSIAKHALKSPKFAQLLYKLCKYYKCKSIVELGTSLGITSSYLSLATGTDGHIATVEGSSAVASLAAKNFEILGLNNIQSFNEPFDEWLTKKDLGFDRVDLAFIDGNHQLEPTLKYFIEFLSRSHNDSILVFDDIHWSNEMETAWEKIKGNESVTCTIDLFFIGLVFFRKEIKEKQHFAIRF